The genomic region CGTAGTCGGGGTAGCCGTCGTCGAGGACGACGACGCGCCATGGCCTCGCCACGTCAGCCGGTCCGGATCACCTGCCATCCGGAGCGGCTCGCGGCGGACCGCGCTTCGGCAGCACCAGTCGACCGCCGAGCGAGGGCGAAGCCGGCCGTCATCGTGATGCCGCCGCGGTCAATCATCCGAGGCGCGTTTTCTCCTCCAGACTTGACAGCACTCCGGAGTATACCCGACCCGCAACCTGCGCCTACTGGCGGCGACCAGGGCCGTCGTGGTTGCGCGGCAGATGCTCCCCCGGTCCGTTCCCGCGCCGTGTCAGGGCCGGGCGCGCGCCAGCACCTCGTCCGCCCAGGCTTCGAGCGCACGCGCCTCGATCGCGAGCCGCTCGAGGTCATGGCCCACACAGGCGAGTTCGTCGCCGTAACGCACGAGCCCTGCCTCCAGGCCCAAGACGGCGTGGTCGAGATCGCTCAGCGCAAGCCGGAACCGGTCGATCGCGTCGCGCTGTTCCGCAAGCGCCAGCTCGAGCGTGTTGAGGGCGCGGCTGAGCCGGTCCTGCCCTGCCGCTTCTCCGGCCGGAGCGGTGTCCTTGCGCGGGCGGAAGGGAATGACCGTGGCGCTCTGTGCCATCGCCGTCTCTCCGAGATGATCCATAGGTTAATAGAACGTAAAAACGGCAGCAAAAGCAATCCACGCGTCCGCGTGTCGTGCCGACTACGATCGGCTGTCCAGGATGCGCCGTGCCTGAAGAAGATGCGGCCGATCCAGCATCCGTCCTTCGAACGACACCACACCCGCGCCCGGGTTCGCGGCGAAGGCGGAGACGACCGCTTCCGCCCAGGCGACCTCCTCTGCCGAGGGCGTGAACGTGGCGAGGATCACCGGAACCTGCGCCGGGTGGATCGCCATCCGCCCTGCGAAACCCATGCGGCGCGAGTCGGCACACTCCGCGGCGAAGCCCGCTTCGTTGCGGAAATCGGCGTACACCGTGTCGATGGCCGGTACCTCGGCCGCTGCTGCCCCTGCGAGCGTGAGAGAACGCGCGAGCCGGAAGAGCTCGTCCCAGGTGCCGTCAGCGAGCCGGTTCGCCTTCGCGCCGACGCTTGCGGCGAGATCCTCCCCGCCCCAGGTCAGCGCGGCGAGCCGCGGGCTGCCGGCATAGGCGCCAAGCGCAAACAGCGCTGCCGGCGTCTCGGTCGCGATCGGCATGACGCGGATCGAGCGGTCGGATAGGCCCTCGCGCGCCTCGAGCGCGGAGAGAGCCGAATCGAGTCGGCGCAGCTCATCGGGCCCGGAACATTTCGGCAGGACGATTCCGTCCGGCCGGGCGCGGACGACTGCGGCGAGGTCGGCCATGACGAGACCGCTGTCGAGGGCATTGACGCGCACCCACGCCTGCGGCGCCGCCTCGCCGCGGCCGGCGAGCCAAGCCGAGGCCATCTCCCGGGCAATCGCCTTGCGCTCGGGCCCGACGCTGTCCTCGAGGTCGAGGATCAGCGCGTCCGCTCCGCTCTCGGTGCCGCGCGCGAGCTTGCGCTCGCTGTCGGCCGGCACGAACAGGAAGGCGCGCGGCACCTTCACG from Elioraea tepida harbors:
- a CDS encoding HpcH/HpaI aldolase/citrate lyase family protein, encoding MKVPRAFLFVPADSERKLARGTESGADALILDLEDSVGPERKAIAREMASAWLAGRGEAAPQAWVRVNALDSGLVMADLAAVVRARPDGIVLPKCSGPDELRRLDSALSALEAREGLSDRSIRVMPIATETPAALFALGAYAGSPRLAALTWGGEDLAASVGAKANRLADGTWDELFRLARSLTLAGAAAAEVPAIDTVYADFRNEAGFAAECADSRRMGFAGRMAIHPAQVPVILATFTPSAEEVAWAEAVVSAFAANPGAGVVSFEGRMLDRPHLLQARRILDSRS